The following coding sequences are from one Plasmodium coatneyi strain Hackeri chromosome 11, complete sequence window:
- a CDS encoding SICA antigen: MAPQKTSEYEQDHTKVEEEAGDEVTCTNSDLQQRLRTLIDNWHKDKGKKEKDWKTVWKEILQMVEPLSKDISNYKASMEETYCKNPKDPGTTWTEADRNACMLITAGLKHIYEINVDTSKKGDQANINNRNFRATAACIILNELIRKLKDKEKSCTQRISIEAGIEQAFKVSKEIKGTVCKKDPTCFECQQQNYSDCKMGKEQVREKLKEKFNSDKKIQEALGDIYPPSKPNSTSGTATLTEWFPLFSKDVNDDDKENYEELKTLLILCESLEGELGTGMGKYVPFCEVMMKNIMLVTGVPKEYKNKKGQTPCEKKVKNIPLCDLLKAWMWYMHWFCVPSNVIEYVLKGANGVRKDFISKGEKYEECAYDSAFKIPVGDRRYTVGEAHELFSKSTLHTMMKGLTKKEWCENDKWEYRIRVPEDPIKARVDEDEEDRIISSNDNKNNVDEIVHKIEEGLKQEDGGGVEEEEERGKSISSETDETKKKIEPQEETVSREKVPPREEDPPREEGELDDVVEDDEEEEEAESETASENPDQTSTSDTKAPEQQDTRDTQGESKEEATHEDEPALPKGSDQGASTSSSSSSSSSGTEQLGAGGQGNDAEVTPTAASLTDKIDLPTPYLPLIPSVTGILVMSYLLWKYFGMLRKTRKRYRRAYKVHGPSLEQQMVDHVEQQDGPREYYIVKERKPRSTPIKRRKKRADGRSGRRRGVLRRMIIDIHLEVLDECQRGDTDFMKEDFLKIIVEEFMGLEFIKEENVPKEEIPLEQVPSSDSGFREEDFVPKERVQS, encoded by the exons atggctccACAGAAGACGAGTGAATATGAACAAGACCATACAAAGGTAGAGGAGGAAGCGGGAGATG aaGTTACTTGTACAAACAGTGACTTACAACAACGCTTAAGGACTCTTATAGATAACTGGCATAAGGacaagggaaagaaagaaaaagactgG AAAACAGTGTGGAAGGAAATCCTGCAAATGGTCGAGCCACTCTCTAAAGACATATCTAACTATAAAGCAAGTATGGAAGAAACCTATTGTAAAAACCCTAAGGACCCAGGCACCACATGGACAGAGGCAGATAGGAACGCGTGTATGCTCATCACTGCAGGattaaagcatatatacGAAATAAACGTGGACACGAGCAAAAAGGGTGATCAGGccaatataaataatagaaaTTTCAGGGCCACTGCGGCATGTATCATATTAAATGAACTCATAAGGAAATTGaaggataaggaaaaatctTGTACCCAGAGGATAAGCATAGAGGCAGGCATAGAACAAGCCTTTAAGGTCAGTAAAGAAATTAAAGGAACCGTATGCAAGAAAGATCCTACTTGTTTTGAGTGCCAACAACAGAATTATTCAGActgtaaaatgggaaaagaacaaGTTAGGGAGAAATTAAAAGAGAAATTCAATAGcgacaaaaaaatacaagaagCACTGGGAGACATATATCCACCTTCCAAACCCAACTCCACCTCTGGAACAG cCACTCTTACTGAATGGTTCCCACTATTTTCGAAAGATGTAAATGATGATGACAAAGAGAACTATGAAGAGTTAAAAACTCTACTAATCTTATGTGAAAGCTTGGAAGGAGAGCTTGGTACCGGTATGGGCAAGTATGTACCATTTTGTGAAGTTATGATGAAAAACATAATGCTAGTTACAGGCGTTccaaaggaatataaaaacaaaaagggacaaaCACCATGtgagaagaaagtgaaaaatattcccttaTGTGATTTATTAAAAGCATGGATGTGGTATATGCACTGGTTCTGTGTTCCTAGTAATGTTATAGAATATGTCCTTAAGGGGGCGAatggtgtaaggaaggactTTATTAGCAAAGGTGAGAAGTATGAGGAATGTGCTTATGATTCTGCATTTAAGATTCCTGTTGGAGACAGAAGGTATACGGTAGGTGAAGCGCACGAACTATTTTCCAAAAGTACGTTGCATACTATGATGAAAGGATTAACTAAGAAAGAATGGTGCGAAAACGATAAATGGGAATATCGGATCCGTGTGCCGGAGGATCCAATCAAAGCACGAGTGGATGAAGATGAGGAGGACAGAATTATCAGTAGTAATGACAACAAAAATAACGTGGATGAAATTGTGCACAAAATTGAGGAAGGATTAAAACAGGAAGACGGAGGGGGagtggaagaggaagaggaaagggggaagtcTATATCAAGTGAAACGGACGagacaaagaagaaaatagaaCCACAGGAGGAAACTGTCTCTAGGGAGAAAGTTCCTCCTCGAGAAGAAGATCCTCCTCGGGAAGAAGGCGAACTGGACGACGTCGTCGAAGACgacgaggaggaggaggaagcagagTCAGAAACAGCGTCGGAGAACCCTGATCAAACAAGTACATCAG ATACAAAGGCCCCTGAGCAACAAGACACACGAGACACCCAGGGCGAGagtaaggaagaagcaacccaCGAAGATGAACCAGCCCTTCCTAAGGGCAGCGACCAGGGTGCTTCCACCTCCAGCAGCAGTAGTTCTTCCTCATCAGGAACAGAACAATTAGGGGCAGGTGGACAAGGGAATGATGCCGAAGTCACCCCTACTGCTGCCTCACTCACTGACAAGATTGACCTCcctaccccataccttcctttaattccATCGGTGACTGGTATCCTTGTtatgagttatctcctttggaag tactttggaatgcttcgtaagacaagaaaacgttacagaagggCTTATAAAGTACATggtccctccttagaacagcagatGGTTGACCATGTGGAACAGCAGGAtggtccacgtgaatattacattgtgaaggaacgcaaacctcgttcaacgcctataaaaaggaggaaaaaacgcgCTGATGGTCGTTCTGGTCGTCGTCGTGGTGTACTTCGCCggatgattattgatattcatttagaagtcttagacgaatgtcaaagggGGGATACTG
- a CDS encoding KIR-like protein — DELLENLPSVQMYKELNEKAESYENTGCWSELESKLKSYITDNEDVNRIVKAFCYIYEMDENTRKNGGWCYYFYYWLGDMLPEGLLDFEFGTAMNIFWTKMEIQERKKKCEVLYTSNSKEVFGALKTVFDYKKDEKDLKEQLEGGGKKCTQNYYEHLRDIEKAYEKLKNDCKEKTMKEWHTAFTTKYGNYKSEQELQLKCELTDQKKAILHTADSAVEGTGTASIAVPSALVATVGLPTIAVFFLYKYNLLPSWIRDSFGGRSNRNNNRRKKRRSIKHEFDTPTEDSSTLYTTVADTSTIADLTDGSTVYNEPRGRNNGKVQHRNIRYQRM, encoded by the exons GATGaacttttggaaaatttgccTTCAGTACAAATGTATAAGGAGTTAAATGAGAAGGCTGAAAGTTATGAAAATACAGGGTGCTGGAGTGAATTGGAgagtaaattaaaaagttatatTACGGATAATGAGGATGTTAATAGAATTGTAAAGGCattttgttatatatatgaaatggATGAGAATACACGTAAGAACGGAGGATGGtgctattatttttattattggctagGGGATATGTTGCCTGAGGGATTGCTTGATTTCGAGTTTGGAACAGctatgaatattttttggacgaaaatggaaatacaggagagaaagaaaaagtgtgAAGTTTTATACACTTCTAATAGTAAGGAAGTCTTCGGCGCCCTGAAAACAGTATTTGATTAtaagaaggatgaaaaagaCCTGAAAGAACAAttagaaggaggaggaaaaaaatgtactcaAAATTATTACGAACATCTAAGGGACATAGAGAAAGCctatgaaaaattaaagaacgACTGTAAGGAAAAGACTATGAAGGAATGGCATACAGCATTCACcacaaaatatggaaattaCAAAAGTGAGCAGGAATTACAATTGAAATGTGAATTAACAGACCAGAAAAAAGCAATTCTACACACAGCGGACTCCGCTGTCGAAGGAACTGGTACTGCTTCCATtgcagttccttctgcattggTCGCCACAGTAGGCCTTCCTACAATCGCcgtcttctttttatataaa tataatcttttaccttcttggataCGTGACTCCTTTGGAGGCAGGAGCaacagaaataacaatagaagaaagaaaagaagatcaATAAAACATGAATTCGACACACCTACAGAAGATTCTTCCACACTATATACAACAGTAGCAGACACTTCCACTATAGCAGATTTGACAGATGGTTCTACTGTATATAATGAACCacgaggaaggaacaatggaaaagtacaacatagaaatatacgttatcaacgtatgtga